TTCTGACTCCCTGGAACCGCTCGTCACCGCCCACGCCACCATCCTCTGTCAGCCCGCTGAAAACCGACCCCTAACCCACATTATCCATGAGCAGTTCTGCTGCAATTGTGGATTCGCCGCTGCGACAAGCCAACACGCGGTTTCGGCGGCATGGTGGCGGGCGGACTCGCCGCTCGGTCGGTCAACAGACTGTTTCAAGTCTGTCTCCCTTCCTCACGGCTCCGCGCGCCCGTCTCGCCTGGCGACTCCGCAATTTCGCGACGAACCGTCATGAATAATGTGGGCTAAGGCTCCAGCGGAATCTGAATCACAATCGCCCCCATCACCTCGCCGGCTTTGAAGTCGTGTTTGGGACTCTTAGGATGCGCATTGTGGCAGCCGATGCAGGCTTGGGCCACCGCGCGGTCGGCGTAGATGGCCTGAAAATAGCGTTCCGTACCGGTGGTCGTCAAACCGGTATGGGGCTGCTCCGGATGCTGTTGGACCTGTTCCAGCCCGGCCTTTTCGGCCTCGGTGGCGGGCGCATTCTGCCGGTTGATCGGCCAGAGCCCGATCAACCGGTATCGGATCTTCGTGCCGGTGAGCGAGGCGAGGTCGTTGGTTTCTCTCAGGAACTGCGCCGGAAGCGGAAGGGTGTGGGCGGCCCGCCAGTTCTCCGAGGCGACCAACTTGCCCTGCTGCTGCAACCGCTCGACGACCTGCAGGGTGTAGAACGTCCGGTGGGCTTCAATCACCGCGTGCAGATAATCCGCGACAGCCTCGATGGGAAGCGTGACCGTCCGGGAGGGTTCCGCCGCATGGCTGGGAGGCGCGAGCAGGATGCCGAGGACAATCAGGGGCGCGAGCGCGAATGAACGTACGGTGCGGCCTCTCATGGAGCGACCTCCTTTTTCGAACCGGCCTGTGCGGGTATTGTACGCCGGTCCTCCGGCAAGGTCACGATCGGGTCATCGAACACCGCCGCGGCGGACTCAAGATCGAATGGCCCTATCCGATAAAGACATCAGCACTGCCGGCTCATACAGGACTCAGTCACGCATCCCAAGCGATCCGAATTCCCATGCCGACACCGGCCGAAGAGATTCGAGAGGCGCTGCATCCGGACTTGCAGCCGCTGTTCTACCGGCATTCCTGCGGCCTGCCCGCGCTGCAAGCGACCTGCCGCACGATCCTGCGCCAGGCCGATGACCGATCGAATGCCGACGATCTTTCCCGGATCGTCCGGCTGGACCCTGGGCTCACCTGCAAGATTCTGCAATTGGCCAACAGCGTCGCCTACAGTCCGGCCCAGCCCATCACGTCCATCCCCCATGCCGTGACCTGGCTGGGACAGGACATCGTGCGGGCCCTGGTCGCCACGACCTCTTTGGTCGAGCAACTGAAAGAATGGCCGGAGCGGCATGAACTGGTGACCGCGCTGATCGTGAAAGGGCTGTACACCGCCGCCTATGCGACGGAGATCGAAGCCGCCATGCAGGTCCCGCCGCGGGGCGGTCTGTTCAGCGCGGCCCTGCTCTATTCGCTCGGAGACTTGGCGATCGCCTACCAGGCGCCGCTCCTCTGGCACGCCCTCTCGGCTGCGGCGTTGCGCGGCCTGGAAGCTGGAGCACAAGGACGCGAGGAAACCGGCATCCTCGGCGCGACCAAACGCCAGGTCGCGGTCGCGCTGGCCGAACATTGGAAGCTGCCGGCCGATTTCGGACTTCTGCTGGGGACGCCGCCCGGGTTGCCGTCCTCCCGATGGCGAACGGAGTCCGAAGAATTCTCCGGTCTGGTCGTGGGCACCAACCTGCTGATCGAAGCGCTCAGCACGGAGAGCGATCCGGCGAAGGTCGCGGGGATCACCAGACAGATTCAGATCGGCACCGGCATTGAGCCGACGGTCCTGCAGAAGCGATTGGCGCGGGCCCAGGAGAAGGCCCGGCAACTCGTTCGGTCGGTCGGCCTGCCGGATTCATTCGGCCGGCCCGCCGGCCCTCCGTCGGCCCGTACGGGGCCGGAGGTCCTATCGTCCTCCTGCCGGCCGGATCAAGTGCCGGAGGAGCGGAAGCGGAAGACCATTCGTCCCGAGGCGCCGACGCCGATGCAGATCCGTCCGCTTGAAACGCTTCGGGAATTTCAGCGCACGTTGGACGCGGCCCAAGATCTCCATACGTTGCTCTCATCCTTCGCTGCGGCGCTAGAGACCAGCGCCGGATTTGTGAGGGTCGGCATCGCCCTGTTGAACCCGACCAATCGTGACGCGCTGGTGGGGCGGCATGTGACCGGCGTGACGCCGGCCGAGCCCTACCTAGCCTCCCTGACGGGGTCGCTGTCCCGGCAGCATCCGTTCCTGGCTTCGGTGCTCGCGGCGCGCGAGCCGATGCTGGTGACGGAATTCGCCCGAGGCCATCACTTCCGTCCTTCAGCCGAATTTCTGGAGGTCTGGAAGGCAACCTCCGCTGTTCTGGCCCCTCTGCGCATCCATGCCCGTCCCATCGGCCTCATCTATGCCGACCGAGGCGAAGCGCCTCGCTCTGTCGTGGATGAGGACTACGAAGTCTTCCTCGCGCTCTTCAATCAGACCAGCTTGAGCATGAACCGGCTGGCGGGCGTCCGCGAGCAGAGACCCGCGGCCTGAATCGGCATCCGGCGAGGGCGTCCGGTCCCGTCCGCTGTCCCATCCTCGGCGACAGCCCGCCAAGGCCGTCGTCCGTGCTTCCCTGTCGCATTCGACCCATGTTTTCCGTACACTGGTGCCTTGGGCGAATGAACGGTCATCGTGCGGGATGGGCACTCATGACAGCGACACCGCAATTTCCAGGTGAACAGGGCGCCGAGGGAGCCTTTCAGCGGCAAGCGGATGCATTCCGGGATTGGGTGACGGAGGACGGGAGGTCAGGCTATCCGGCCGAGGGGGGCCGCTACCACCTCTATGTGTCCTGGGCCTGCCCTTGGGCCCACCGCACGATCATCGTGCGACGGCTGAAGGGGCTTGAAGCGGTCGTGGGCATGACGGTCGTCGATCCGATTCGCGACGAACGGGGCTGGGCCTTTCGCGAGGGGCCCGGCCATTCGCTCGATCCCGTCAATCACTTCCGGTTTCTGAGCGAGGCCTACCAGGCCACCGACCCGCAGTATCGCGGCCGCGTCACCGTTCCGGTCCTGTGGGATCGGGAGCGAGGGCGGATCGTGAACAATTCCGATGACGACATCATGCGGATGTTCAACCGCGCCTTTAATCGGTTCACGTCCAGTGATGTGGATCTGTGCCCAAGCGAGCTGGAACGGGAGATCGACCGGTTGAATGAGTTTCTCTATGACAACGTGAACGACGGGGTCTACCGGGCGGGATTCGCAACCTCGCAGGCTGCGTACGAACAGGCCGTCACGCGTCTATTTGATGCGCTTGATGCGTTGGAATCGCGTCTCTCCACGGGTCGATTCCTCTTCGGCGAGCGGTTCGTCGAAAGCGATTGGCGCCTGTTTGTCACCTTGCTGCGGTTCGACCTCGTGTACCACGGCCATTTCAAATGCAACCTGCGCCGCATCGTGGATTATCCGAACCTCTTCGGCTATCTCAAGGATCTCTATCAGGTGGAGGGCATCGCCGACACCGTGAATGTCGACCACATCAAACGGCATTATTACGTGACGCACGGCGAGATCAACCCGACGCGGATTGTTCCGTTGGGACCGATCCAGGATCTCCGCTCGGATCCGGGCCGGCGCCACCTCGGCGCCGGCGCGATCTCCTCCGATCGCGCCGCTCGGGGCGCCTGACCTCCCCCTGGCCGGCAGGGCCCGTCATCGAAATCTCGAATTGTTGGAAGAATCGGCGTCCTGGCACTACTCTGGTCGGGAGAGAGGTGGAGTATGAGGCAACCGGGCTCGTGCGCGGGAATCCTATGGAGTCGGCGAGCCATCGCCATGGTCGCGGCGGTGACCAGTCTCATTGGTCCGCCGGCTGGAGCAGGAGCGGACAACCCGCTCTCCTCAAGTCCGGACGCCATCCTGCTCGCCGTCGAGCGGGAAGGGGCTCAAGCGGTCGTGGCGCGGCTCACGAGCGATCCGCACGAATGGAAACATGTGCTGCAGCAGATCGAGGAAGGGCGCACTCCCTGGCTGAAGGTCGGCCGCGCCTTGCAACCCGGAACCGGGGTGGGCACGCGACATCCGCTGGAGGTGGCGCTCCTGTCAGCCTTGCCCAACAATCCCGACCAGGTCTTGCGATGGATCGGACAGGGCGTAGCCCTCGAGGATGTCTGTTCCGTTCCACGCGCGGAATGGGACCGAGCCCAGGTGCGTGACTATCTCGCACGGGCGAAAAAGTCGTTGAAGAAACCGCTGCCGGCCGATATCGACCCGATCCGCGTGCGATGCCTCCGTCAGCTTGATAAGGTGACGGCGCGCATCCAACGACCATAGGTCCGTTTGCCAGATGATACCTCTCCTCGCCTTGCCGGGAACATAACGCTGATCACGCTTGTTCTGGCCGGAAGGGTGTGGTAGAGTCCACCTACCTCATCGGCGCAGGGCCTGCGATGAGGAGAAAAAGAAGAGGCCCATTCACGATGTTGTTTTGTTCGGGGTTCTGATCGGAAGCCGATCCTAAGCCGCTCCATGGTTTGCGTCTTCGGGCAGACTTTTCCCGTTCTCTTCCTCCCTCAAGACAATATCACTTCATCACTTTCAATAAGGAGGAACCCCTCATGGGTTCAAAAATTTTCGTCGGTGGGTTGCCCTACGCGGCAACAGAGCAAGAGTTAACGGACCTGTTCGGACAACACGGCGCTGTGGCGTCCGCGCAGATTGTGACAGACCGGTTTACCGGCCAGTCGCGAGGATTCGGCTTTGTCGAAATGTCCTCGCCGTCTGAAGCTCAGACCGCGATCAATGCCCTCAACGGGACGCAGTTCGGCGGACGGACGCTGACCGTCAACGAGGCGAAGCCGCGTGAAGCCCGTTCCGAAGGCGGGCGAAACGGGGGATTCGGCGGGGGTGGCAGCCGCGGCGGCAAGCGCGACCGCTGGTAGGCACCAGTCGACGTCATGAGGAGGGGGCGGCTCTCTCGGAGAGCCGCCCCCTTTTCTTTTCTCCGGGTCCCCCCGTACCTATGTAGCCGCCCACCCGCGCGAGCAACCGGTCCACCCGTCCTCATCACATGGCCCTGGTAAATCGTCAGAACTCTCATGTATCCTACCGGCCCTGCGCGCCCTGATAGGCGCAAAGAGGGATGGTCGGAAAAGGAGGGC
The DNA window shown above is from Nitrospira tepida and carries:
- a CDS encoding Tll0287-like domain-containing protein — encoded protein: MRGRTVRSFALAPLIVLGILLAPPSHAAEPSRTVTLPIEAVADYLHAVIEAHRTFYTLQVVERLQQQGKLVASENWRAAHTLPLPAQFLRETNDLASLTGTKIRYRLIGLWPINRQNAPATEAEKAGLEQVQQHPEQPHTGLTTTGTERYFQAIYADRAVAQACIGCHNAHPKSPKHDFKAGEVMGAIVIQIPLEP
- a CDS encoding HDOD domain-containing protein, yielding MPTPAEEIREALHPDLQPLFYRHSCGLPALQATCRTILRQADDRSNADDLSRIVRLDPGLTCKILQLANSVAYSPAQPITSIPHAVTWLGQDIVRALVATTSLVEQLKEWPERHELVTALIVKGLYTAAYATEIEAAMQVPPRGGLFSAALLYSLGDLAIAYQAPLLWHALSAAALRGLEAGAQGREETGILGATKRQVAVALAEHWKLPADFGLLLGTPPGLPSSRWRTESEEFSGLVVGTNLLIEALSTESDPAKVAGITRQIQIGTGIEPTVLQKRLARAQEKARQLVRSVGLPDSFGRPAGPPSARTGPEVLSSSCRPDQVPEERKRKTIRPEAPTPMQIRPLETLREFQRTLDAAQDLHTLLSSFAAALETSAGFVRVGIALLNPTNRDALVGRHVTGVTPAEPYLASLTGSLSRQHPFLASVLAAREPMLVTEFARGHHFRPSAEFLEVWKATSAVLAPLRIHARPIGLIYADRGEAPRSVVDEDYEVFLALFNQTSLSMNRLAGVREQRPAA
- a CDS encoding glutathione S-transferase family protein; the encoded protein is MTATPQFPGEQGAEGAFQRQADAFRDWVTEDGRSGYPAEGGRYHLYVSWACPWAHRTIIVRRLKGLEAVVGMTVVDPIRDERGWAFREGPGHSLDPVNHFRFLSEAYQATDPQYRGRVTVPVLWDRERGRIVNNSDDDIMRMFNRAFNRFTSSDVDLCPSELEREIDRLNEFLYDNVNDGVYRAGFATSQAAYEQAVTRLFDALDALESRLSTGRFLFGERFVESDWRLFVTLLRFDLVYHGHFKCNLRRIVDYPNLFGYLKDLYQVEGIADTVNVDHIKRHYYVTHGEINPTRIVPLGPIQDLRSDPGRRHLGAGAISSDRAARGA
- a CDS encoding RNA recognition motif domain-containing protein, whose amino-acid sequence is MGSKIFVGGLPYAATEQELTDLFGQHGAVASAQIVTDRFTGQSRGFGFVEMSSPSEAQTAINALNGTQFGGRTLTVNEAKPREARSEGGRNGGFGGGGSRGGKRDRW